CGCAGGCGTGCGCAATCTGACGGCGTTTATCCGCCGCCTGCTCAAAGGATAAGGAGGGGGTAACCGTGCCGCAATTGACGCTGGCACCCGCGCAGGGGCGCTACGCAGAGGACCTTGTGGTGCTGCTCAACACCGACCATGTGCTCATCGAAAAGCTGCGCATGGGGCGCGCCGCGCAGTCGGTGGTGGAGTTTGAGGCATTCTATAAGCGCTGGGCGCAGGTCAACCGCGCGCACGTGCACGCGGTGGTGGAGGATGGGCGGGCCATCGGCATGGCCATGCTCGCCTACCGGGATTACCTGCTCAACACCGCGCGTATCATCTACTGGCTGGGCAGCGCCCACTGGGATCAGGATTACGCCAATGCCGCGTTTGCCTGCGTGTTATTGGAGGCGCAGCAGATGGGCCTGCGCACCGTCACCGGCATGCTGCGCGACGATGAGCCCCTGGTGATGCGCGCCTGGGAAAAGAACGGTGCGGCCTGCACCCACCTGGGCGATGGGCGCATCTACATGGATATCACCCTGTAGGGGGAAAGGAAAAAACGGCCGGCATCTGCTGTGATACCGGCCGTTTCAGATGGATTTATGCTTGCCCAGCAGCTGCAGCAGGGACACGGCGATGAGCAGCAGCGCGCAGACGTACATGCGCCAGCTGGGGCGGCGCGCGATGACACCCATCGAGCCGAGCACAAGCAGCCCGAGCAGTACGAGGCTCAGGCACAGGATCATCTGCCATCTGGCGCGGTTGCTGCGGCGCACGGCGCGCGCCCCCTTTCACGCATAGTCGTTGCCTTTCATCATACCACCTGCGCGCTTCTGCGGCAAAGGGCGCTGGGCGCGCTTTTTCGTCCATTTCAAAGGGGGCAATGCACATGCGCGCGTTTGCTGCGGACGCCCCTGCGTTGCTTGGGGCGTGCGCTTGCTGCTATACTTAAAAGAAATACAGGCGAAGGGGGGATGGCCATTGGCGGATGCCAACAGCACCAAGCGCGCGCTTGCAGAAGCGATGAAGGCGCTGATGGCGCAGCGCGCCTTTGCAAAGATCAGCGTGGGCGATATCTGCGCGCGCTGCCAGATGAACCGCAAGAGCTTTTACTACCACTTCCGCGATAAGTACGACCTGGTCAACTGGATTTTTTACACCGAGTTTGTGGAGGCCATTTCGCAGCGCCCCGATCCCGATGCACACGGCTGGCAGCTGCTGGAGGATATCTGCGCCTACTTCTACGAAAACCGGCGTTTTTATACCAAAGCGCTGCAGGTGGAGGGGCAGAATTCCTTTCAGGAGTATTTTCACGGCCTGCTCCAGCCCATCGTGCAGGAGCATGTGGCGGGCGCGCTGGTTGAGGGAGAGCACGCCCGGTTTTTTGCGGTGTTTTTTACGGATGCCTTTGTGATGGCGATCGAGCGGTGGCTGTGCCAGACGCCCTGCCGCCCACCCGAGGCGTTCGTGCATCTGCTTAAGGCCTCCTTTGTGGGGGTAGCGCAGAAGATCGTGGCGGACATGCAGTAGCGATCCATCCAAAGGGCGGCCCCGCGCGTGCGGGGCCGCCCTCTGTTTTTATGTATGCTTCCGGAAAAGGCGTGCAGATGTTATGGATGCAACAGGCCGCCAGCTTTTCCGACGCTTTTATGGTGATGCTTCAGGCGAAAACGCCCAGATGCTCCAGCAGGATCTTTGTGCCGATCAGTATCAGAATTACGCCGCCGGCAAACTCCGCCTTGTGCTCGTAGCGGTTCCCAAAGAGCTGGCCGAGCTTGACGCCCAGCATGGAGAGGCACAGGGTGATAATGCCGATGAGGGAGACGGCGGGCACGATCTGCACGTTCAAAAACGCGAAGGAGACGCCCACCGCCAGCGCGTCGATGCTGGTGGCTACCGCCAGCGGCAGCATGGCGCGCGGACGCAGGTCCTCCTGCAGATCCCGCTCGCAGGCCTCATCCCCGCGGCAGAGCGCCTCTCGGATCATGTTGCCCCCGATGAGCGCCAGCAGGATGAATGTCACCCAGTGGTCAAACGCGGTGATGTAATCCTTGAGCTGATAGCCCAGGAAATATCCCAGCAGCGGCATGCCGGCCTGGAACAGGCCGAAGTACAGGCCCACAAGCCCTGCCTTTTGCAGGGTGACGCGCCGCATGCTCAGCCCCTTGCAGATGGCCACGGCAAACGCGTCCATGGAAAGGCCAACGGCCACAAGACATAGCTCCAGTAGATGCATACGTTACCTCCTACGCATAACAAAAGGCCCCAAGGGCATGCTGCGTGCACTTGAGGCCTCACTGCATCCGATGGCGGACGCCTCACGCGCAAGCAGACCGTGTGATTGCACATGAGTCTCACCAATCAAGACAGACCAGGCGTTTGTAGGCCAGTATGTTGATCTGCCGCATACACACTGATATGTATGCCGGTTACTCCCCCATTTATTATGGAGTCTTTATTTTACCACGGCTTTGGCTTTGGGAAAAGCCCTTTGCAGAATTTCCTGCAGGGGATGCTGGCAGATATTCAGCAGGCTATCCTCCCGAGACCCGCCGTCTCGCATGTACGCTGCGCCTGACGCGCCAAAGGCAATGGCGCAGGCATCGTCGGAGATGATGCGGTCTGCCGCCAGCATGTCGCTGGCCACGTCGATCAGCACCAGAGGATGGGCCTGCGCCGTGCGCGTCTCTAGCGCGTAGCGCGCGATGCGCGCGCAGACCGCGTCAGGGCACGCGGGCCGGGCGAGCATCATCGCAAACACGCACGCGCTGGGCGCAAGATCGCGCGCCCAGTCCCCGCTAAGCAGCCGTGGCTCGTCCACCCGATCGTACCAGGTGTGCGCGCCGTAGAGCATCCTGCGGGCGTGCATGGCATTGCAGGCGTCCCGCCAGGCGCCCTCGGGCGTGGCGACGGATACCATCGTGTTGTGCACGCCCATCAGCGCGTCGAGTAGCGGCGCATCGAGCGCCTCTGCGCGGCAGAAGAGAAAGAACGCGCAGCCTTCGTGCGCCCTGAGCAGCGAAAGATAGGCGGCGGGGTCGCAGCGCTCACACAGCAAAAGGTAGGTGTAGACGCCCAGCGCCTTGCCCTGGGCAATCGCCGCGTCAATTGCCTGCGGCGTCAATGCCTGCCCCGCGCTGGGCGCAAAGGCGATCGCCCAGGGGATGTTAAAGCCCAAGCGCGCCTCGTTTTCCCGGATCAACTTGGCGCCGTTGGTACAGCCGTTATAGCCTAGATTGATGCCAAAGGTTTTGAGATGTTGATGCTCCACCTGCGCCGCCACGCGCGCCATCAGCGGGTAATAGGCGCTGTCCTCATGCGCCAGCATGGTCTGCGCCAGCGCAAAAAAGTGCTTTTGGAAGCGACCGTGGGAAAAATGTCGGCCCAGGTCGACCAGCTTGCGCATGGTGCGCGCAGGGTCGCGCGCCATATCGCGCAGCGCCTGGGAGATGGTGGTCTCCAGTATGGTGCGCGTGACGTCCGACTTGGCCAAAAGGCATCACCTCTTTTACATCATATCTACTATAAAAATACGGGATGCGCCCGCGCAAAGGAAGGGACAAATTGCGTTAAGTGTCCCAAAGTACGGGCACATCGCCGCACTGCGCCCACTTTTGCACAGTGGCGCGGGTTTGTCCCATGACAGCGCGATCGATTTGTTTTACAATAATGCCATCATAAAAGCGTGCCGCCGCAGCGCCGGCGGCGCGTGACTAACGCGGCGAAAGCGCGCCCGCAGGCGGCGACTGTGCTGGCGCACAGGGTGCAGCCGGTTTTTCGGTGCATGCCCTTGTTCGCCGCTTATACCACAACAAGGGGGAGACAATGCGCGCATGATCAAAATCACAGCTGACAGCACCTGCGATTTATCCACGGAACTGTTGCAGGCGTGGGATATCACCCTGGCGCCGCTGGCCATTGTCGTAGAGGACGACGTGTATCGCGATGGCGTGGATATCACGCCAAAGGAAATCTTTGCGCTGAGCGAGGCGGGCAAAGTTTGCAAAACCGCCGCCGTCAATGTCGCGGAATACACAGCTTTTTTTGAGACCTTCCTGGGTAAATACGATGCGGTGATCCACATCAACATCGGCCAGTCATTTTCCTCCTGCCACCAGAACGCCGTGCTTGCGGCCGCGTCCCTGCAGCACGTCTATGTGGTGGATTCGGCCAACCTGTCCACCGGCAGCGGGCATTTGGTGCTCGATGCGGCGGCCATGGCGCGCCGCGGCGCGTCCGCGCGACAGATCGTCGATGCGCTGGAGCGCACCAAATCGCTGATTGATGCAAGCTTTCTCATTGACAGCACCACCTATCTCTACCGCGGCGGGCGCTGTTCGGGCGTAGAAAACGTGGGCGCCAGGCTGCTGCACATCAAGCCCTGCATTGAGGTGCGCGCGGGCGTGATGCGCG
Above is a window of Maliibacterium massiliense DNA encoding:
- a CDS encoding GNAT family N-acetyltransferase, which produces MPQLTLAPAQGRYAEDLVVLLNTDHVLIEKLRMGRAAQSVVEFEAFYKRWAQVNRAHVHAVVEDGRAIGMAMLAYRDYLLNTARIIYWLGSAHWDQDYANAAFACVLLEAQQMGLRTVTGMLRDDEPLVMRAWEKNGAACTHLGDGRIYMDITL
- a CDS encoding TetR/AcrR family transcriptional regulator C-terminal domain-containing protein, which encodes MADANSTKRALAEAMKALMAQRAFAKISVGDICARCQMNRKSFYYHFRDKYDLVNWIFYTEFVEAISQRPDPDAHGWQLLEDICAYFYENRRFYTKALQVEGQNSFQEYFHGLLQPIVQEHVAGALVEGEHARFFAVFFTDAFVMAIERWLCQTPCRPPEAFVHLLKASFVGVAQKIVADMQ
- a CDS encoding DegV family protein, with product MIKITADSTCDLSTELLQAWDITLAPLAIVVEDDVYRDGVDITPKEIFALSEAGKVCKTAAVNVAEYTAFFETFLGKYDAVIHINIGQSFSSCHQNAVLAAASLQHVYVVDSANLSTGSGHLVLDAAAMARRGASARQIVDALERTKSLIDASFLIDSTTYLYRGGRCSGVENVGARLLHIKPCIEVRAGVMRVGKKYRGRFDRALVQYVKERLAGVEGIDDSRVFITHSPCDQETVANVRAAVAQYGHFQQIIETDAGCTVSSHCGPNTLGILFKRTCPQ
- a CDS encoding manganese efflux pump MntP family protein, which encodes MHLLELCLVAVGLSMDAFAVAICKGLSMRRVTLQKAGLVGLYFGLFQAGMPLLGYFLGYQLKDYITAFDHWVTFILLALIGGNMIREALCRGDEACERDLQEDLRPRAMLPLAVATSIDALAVGVSFAFLNVQIVPAVSLIGIITLCLSMLGVKLGQLFGNRYEHKAEFAGGVILILIGTKILLEHLGVFA